In the Orenia marismortui DSM 5156 genome, one interval contains:
- a CDS encoding leucine-rich repeat domain-containing protein, producing MNNKKITISIILLTFVSILFYQLLVEDYVKITDSNLESIIRDVINKPIGIIYQRDLAEIKELSIEGRGIKSLKGIEYMHSLERLNLAKNKINNISQIGELKNLIYLDLSSNRIKDISSLEKLKKLKEINLNSNYIEDISVLNTLSDLKVLDIGNNPIRDITLISKLRNLEEVKIQHNKIKDITFLLKLRRLKYLDLGDNHIDDLSPLANLDQLKVLKLNKNKITDIRPLVKLKNLGVLEISSNPVQNIQLLDRLENLESLKIKRVGIVKIDFLSALKDLEYLDASNNLISDISPLRNLDKLEELYLTANQLIDLKGLEKLIELKVLNLGDNKINNLEKLSSLSQLKDLQLFTNRIANIEVVNSLINLESLNLANNKIEDLSPLMELSELKEVDIRFNLIDKIDDNHKIIKDLKDRDINVYQNQVKPFTLFYSDRSKSLLANLAGLPRG from the coding sequence ATGAATAATAAGAAAATAACAATATCTATAATCCTTCTAACTTTTGTAAGTATTCTGTTTTATCAACTGTTAGTAGAGGATTATGTTAAAATAACAGATTCTAATCTGGAGTCTATTATTAGAGATGTTATTAATAAACCTATAGGAATTATCTATCAAAGGGATTTAGCAGAAATTAAAGAGTTATCGATAGAAGGCAGAGGTATTAAGTCATTAAAGGGAATTGAATATATGCACTCCTTAGAAAGATTGAATTTAGCGAAGAATAAGATCAATAATATAAGCCAGATAGGAGAATTAAAGAATTTAATTTACTTAGATCTTTCTTCTAACAGAATAAAGGATATAAGTTCGTTGGAAAAGTTAAAAAAGTTAAAAGAGATTAATCTTAATAGTAATTATATTGAAGATATTAGTGTTCTCAATACTCTATCAGATTTAAAAGTATTAGATATAGGTAATAACCCTATAAGAGATATTACTTTAATTTCAAAATTGAGAAATTTAGAAGAAGTAAAAATCCAACATAATAAAATTAAAGATATAACTTTTTTATTAAAGTTAAGAAGATTAAAATATCTAGATTTAGGTGATAACCATATAGATGATCTTAGTCCATTAGCAAATTTAGATCAATTAAAAGTACTTAAATTAAATAAAAATAAAATTACTGATATAAGACCATTGGTTAAATTAAAAAACTTAGGAGTGCTTGAGATTAGTAGTAATCCTGTTCAAAATATTCAACTATTAGATAGATTAGAAAACTTAGAATCTCTAAAAATTAAAAGAGTTGGTATAGTTAAAATTGATTTTTTATCTGCTTTAAAAGATTTAGAATATTTAGATGCTAGTAATAATTTGATTTCTGATATTTCTCCATTAAGGAACTTAGATAAATTAGAGGAACTATATCTAACAGCTAATCAATTAATTGATCTAAAAGGATTAGAAAAGTTAATCGAATTAAAAGTTCTTAATTTGGGAGATAATAAGATAAATAATCTAGAAAAATTATCTTCTTTATCTCAATTAAAGGATTTACAATTATTTACTAATAGGATAGCTAATATAGAAGTAGTAAATTCTTTAATTAATTTGGAAAGTTTAAATTTAGCTAATAATAAAATTGAAGATTTAAGTCCATTAATGGAACTGTCAGAATTAAAAGAGGTAGATATTAGATTTAATTTGATAGATAAAATTGATGATAATCATAAAATTATTAAAGATTTAAAGGATAGAGATATTAATGTTTATCAGAATCAAGTTAAGCCTTTCACTTTATTTTATAGTGATAGGTCAAAAAGTCTGCTCGCAAACCTCGCGGGCTTGCCCCGAGGATAG
- a CDS encoding DUF2935 domain-containing protein, with translation MNQEISLERLNLIFWLNIFKEHTLFIKRGLLCEQKDSIKRAEEFYQRFSYLESEAQHNQINPFIGENSDLLEESIIASRELLSFKRELLAKIIDCNPVFNLYPLILDHMSREVEEFLRLTTIYYENGFSFEQVVLAEESFWLRGMQDHLSFICHLLDPSERILISQVKELNQKFENLYHQSLDLKSMLQANPQDFPTVLRFTNLVIEETSDLYKFKERLRQLLAECKALSITLPSFAEHTAKEAEHFIKTIKQIKNYFRVR, from the coding sequence TTGAATCAAGAAATTTCTCTTGAAAGATTAAACTTAATTTTTTGGCTTAATATATTTAAAGAACATACTTTATTCATTAAAAGAGGGCTACTTTGTGAACAAAAGGATTCAATTAAAAGAGCCGAGGAATTTTATCAAAGATTTTCATACTTAGAATCAGAAGCTCAACATAATCAAATCAATCCCTTTATTGGTGAAAATAGTGATTTGTTAGAAGAAAGTATAATTGCTAGTAGAGAACTATTATCTTTCAAAAGAGAACTTTTAGCAAAGATAATCGATTGTAACCCTGTCTTTAATCTCTACCCTTTAATTTTAGATCATATGTCTAGAGAAGTTGAAGAGTTCTTAAGGTTAACCACTATTTATTATGAAAATGGCTTTAGTTTTGAGCAAGTAGTCTTAGCTGAAGAAAGTTTTTGGCTTAGGGGGATGCAGGACCATCTTAGTTTCATCTGTCATCTTTTAGACCCATCAGAAAGAATACTAATTTCTCAAGTTAAAGAACTAAATCAAAAATTTGAAAATCTATACCACCAATCTTTAGATCTAAAATCCATGCTTCAAGCTAATCCACAAGATTTTCCTACTGTTCTACGCTTTACTAATTTAGTAATTGAAGAGACCAGTGATTTATATAAATTTAAAGAAAGATTACGACAATTATTAGCAGAATGTAAAGCCTTGTCAATCACTCTTCCATCTTTTGCAGAGCATACAGCTAAAGAAGCAGAACATTTCATAAAAACTATTAAACAGATTAAGAACTATTTCAGAGTTAGATAG
- a CDS encoding Ger(x)C family spore germination C-terminal domain-containing protein, with product MKTKDTQIEMDLSTDTPKVDVIVPVKFEILSIASGIDYIENLEKQKILKDSIASSLEDKAMRLVNRTQQEFKGDPFQWYLIARKEFWTLDEYIKYNWMKSYPRAEVNIRFDIKTVNFGRQFRPFKKEEIKD from the coding sequence ATGAAGACAAAAGATACTCAAATAGAGATGGATTTATCTACAGATACTCCTAAAGTTGATGTTATTGTACCTGTAAAATTCGAGATATTATCAATTGCAAGTGGAATTGATTATATAGAGAATTTAGAGAAGCAGAAGATATTAAAGGATTCAATTGCTAGTAGTTTAGAAGATAAAGCAATGCGATTAGTAAATAGAACACAGCAGGAGTTTAAGGGAGATCCTTTTCAATGGTATTTAATAGCACGTAAAGAGTTTTGGACTTTAGATGAGTATATAAAATATAATTGGATGAAAAGCTATCCTAGGGCAGAAGTGAATATTAGATTTGATATAAAGACTGTTAATTTTGGAAGGCAGTTTAGACCTTTTAAAAAAGAAGAGATAAAGGATTGA
- a CDS encoding spore germination protein produces the protein MGFLKRLFSSEDNSQGKTKNQDKISNNLDENLDKLKKSFSYPNNQDFKVRELYLESIEKKVVLILLKGMVDNDTIEQHIIHPLLEDIPIRKK, from the coding sequence ATGGGCTTTTTAAAAAGATTATTTTCTTCTGAAGATAATAGTCAAGGCAAGACCAAGAATCAAGATAAGATAAGTAATAATTTAGATGAAAATTTAGATAAATTGAAAAAAAGCTTTTCTTATCCAAATAATCAAGATTTTAAAGTTAGAGAGTTGTATCTAGAAAGTATTGAAAAGAAGGTTGTTTTAATACTTTTAAAGGGTATGGTAGATAATGATACAATAGAGCAACATATTATACATCCTTTATTAGAAGATATCCCTATAAGAAAAAAGTAA
- a CDS encoding helix-turn-helix domain-containing protein, with product MTYLNDTPKSRKNKHLNAYERGQIALLHSEGMNPNAIAKRLGRASNTIRNELKRGTVSQIKANKK from the coding sequence ATGACTTACTTAAATGATACACCAAAATCCCGAAAAAATAAACACTTAAATGCTTATGAACGTGGTCAAATTGCATTATTACATTCCGAAGGAATGAATCCAAATGCTATTGCAAAACGTTTAGGTAGAGCTTCTAATACGATTAGAAACGAGCTAAAACGTGGTACAGTTTCTCAAATTAAAGCTAATAAAAAG
- a CDS encoding BatD family protein: MNKSSKILLILLLIILSSSTLTFAAEAEFRLDIDSLNLVEGVSSNLTLSLKNAQGAEVEKIKGIDKFKILSKGTSSQTNIINFKKSYIKKYHYNILVEKTGKFTLQGIVKYKGKLYKTNELNLTVSKRGQNQKRENTNIFLRTTLSKDRIYFGEKVVLKYDLFTRYNLRGYQFAEELKFNNFISQSLGNNQLKASYVYLDGKKYIKYEVAQLILTPTKTGEVKIPSYNLQTNVSTGSFSSKAIYLSTDAKDIKVLPLPQTKKPKGFTGIVGSLDIKSNLSKQKVEYGDSTTLNVKLSGNVNLDSLDNIFGDKINGFEVYQTEKDNKEEVRGMEYYTEKDFDIILVPNKKGKLGIPGIKIAYFNPQSQKYEYAKIKKSTIEVSGGEGKGDNDQNLIDDSQSNNKEVIKITQINDQSNTDNNEEYYSFRIKKSYLKIAVIILTVTVFLLIIIIILRRNKLKKNNNLAKIYEKIKKEDNEDEIYNLLNQMIKYRFNISLKANSKHEISNKIDDIDLLRELYEIIDYMENKRYEARDLEVKDKISTIYKML, translated from the coding sequence GTGAATAAGTCATCAAAGATATTATTAATCTTATTGTTAATAATTCTATCTTCTTCAACATTAACTTTTGCAGCAGAAGCAGAATTTAGATTAGATATAGATAGTCTTAATTTAGTGGAAGGAGTTAGTAGCAATTTAACGTTATCATTAAAGAATGCTCAGGGAGCTGAAGTAGAAAAGATTAAGGGTATAGATAAATTTAAGATCTTATCTAAAGGTACTAGTAGTCAAACTAATATTATAAATTTTAAGAAGAGTTATATTAAGAAGTACCACTATAATATTTTAGTTGAAAAGACAGGGAAATTTACTTTGCAGGGGATAGTAAAGTATAAAGGAAAGCTTTATAAGACGAATGAATTAAATTTGACAGTTAGTAAGCGTGGCCAAAACCAAAAGAGAGAAAATACTAATATCTTTCTTAGAACAACTCTTTCAAAAGACAGGATATATTTTGGCGAGAAGGTCGTATTAAAGTATGATCTCTTTACTAGGTATAATTTAAGAGGATATCAATTTGCAGAGGAATTAAAATTTAATAATTTTATAAGTCAGAGTCTAGGAAATAATCAATTAAAGGCTAGTTATGTTTATCTAGATGGAAAGAAATATATAAAGTATGAAGTTGCCCAGCTAATATTAACTCCTACAAAGACAGGAGAAGTAAAGATACCATCATATAATCTTCAAACTAATGTTAGTACGGGAAGTTTTTCATCTAAAGCAATCTATCTTAGTACAGATGCAAAGGATATCAAAGTATTGCCCTTACCTCAAACTAAAAAACCTAAAGGCTTTACAGGGATAGTTGGATCCTTGGATATTAAAAGCAATTTATCTAAGCAGAAAGTTGAATATGGTGACTCTACAACCTTAAATGTTAAGCTTTCTGGTAATGTTAATTTAGATAGTTTAGACAATATTTTTGGAGATAAGATCAATGGCTTTGAAGTTTATCAAACAGAAAAGGATAACAAAGAAGAAGTTAGAGGAATGGAATATTATACGGAAAAAGATTTTGATATTATCTTAGTTCCTAATAAGAAAGGTAAGTTAGGAATTCCTGGAATTAAGATAGCATACTTTAATCCTCAAAGTCAAAAGTATGAATATGCCAAGATAAAAAAATCTACAATAGAAGTTAGTGGTGGAGAAGGTAAAGGTGATAATGATCAGAATTTAATAGATGATTCTCAATCTAATAACAAAGAGGTTATTAAAATAACTCAGATTAATGACCAGTCAAATACTGACAATAATGAAGAGTATTATAGCTTTAGAATTAAAAAATCCTATCTTAAAATTGCTGTTATAATATTAACTGTAACGGTATTTTTATTGATTATTATCATTATTCTTAGAAGAAATAAACTGAAAAAAAATAATAATTTGGCTAAGATTTATGAAAAGATAAAAAAAGAAGATAATGAGGATGAAATTTATAACTTATTAAATCAAATGATAAAATACAGATTTAATATTAGTCTGAAGGCAAATTCTAAGCATGAAATTTCAAATAAAATTGATGATATTGATTTACTTCGAGAGCTTTATGAGATTATTGATTATATGGAGAATAAAAGATATGAAGCTAGAGATTTAGAGGTGAAAGATAAAATCTCAACTATATATAAGATGCTATAA
- a CDS encoding tetratricopeptide repeat protein, producing the protein MKKICSYLLFSVILIFLLSGCTQGNIRKRIEKANRLYNQEKYSEALEVYQSALKKNSKNDILNYNLANTYYRLQKYEDALSYYNKLSKDKSVVPNLGATYKRIGDQRRKLTDKIKSYEQALDNYKAGIKLDSHNKKLKFNYEYVDQLLKQLKEQQEKQKNNQNSQDKNQEKNKDKSQKNQQEKKQKSKSNKRQDPKGQKEDREENNKKRDNSQQGDANKANQKNKEQKDQKQQDKKANKSQEESQKASNSQQGNSAKEDSQSQEKLEEALRILKALEQEEKDSLKNNQKVKNGDNQNEKYDW; encoded by the coding sequence TTGAAGAAGATATGTAGTTATTTATTATTTAGCGTTATTTTGATCTTTTTACTATCAGGATGTACTCAAGGTAATATTAGAAAAAGAATTGAAAAAGCTAATAGACTTTATAATCAAGAAAAATATTCAGAGGCTTTGGAGGTCTATCAATCTGCTCTTAAGAAGAATAGTAAGAATGATATATTAAATTATAATCTTGCCAATACATATTATAGATTGCAGAAATATGAAGATGCTTTAAGTTATTATAATAAGCTAAGTAAAGATAAAAGTGTAGTACCAAATTTGGGTGCTACCTATAAGAGGATTGGAGATCAGAGAAGAAAATTAACAGATAAAATTAAAAGTTATGAGCAGGCTTTAGATAATTATAAAGCTGGAATTAAGTTAGATAGTCATAATAAAAAGTTGAAGTTTAATTATGAATATGTTGATCAATTATTAAAGCAGTTAAAAGAACAGCAAGAAAAGCAAAAGAATAATCAAAATTCACAAGATAAAAACCAAGAAAAAAATAAAGATAAGTCACAGAAGAATCAGCAGGAAAAGAAGCAAAAGAGTAAAAGTAACAAAAGACAAGATCCTAAAGGTCAAAAAGAAGATCGAGAAGAAAATAATAAAAAAAGAGATAACAGTCAACAGGGAGATGCAAATAAAGCTAATCAAAAAAATAAAGAGCAGAAAGATCAAAAGCAGCAGGACAAAAAAGCTAATAAATCACAAGAAGAATCTCAGAAGGCAAGTAATTCTCAACAGGGTAATTCAGCTAAAGAAGATAGTCAGAGTCAAGAAAAATTAGAAGAAGCATTAAGAATATTAAAGGCTTTAGAGCAGGAAGAGAAGGATAGTTTGAAGAATAATCAAAAAGTAAAGAATGGAGATAATCAGAATGAGAAATATGATTGGTAA
- a CDS encoding VWA domain-containing protein, producing the protein MEFSKLDNIVYLIIPFLALIILILGYRKRDNIIKYFNFKAIYRFKIAKTILIVLGIILIAFSLLDPQIFRGYKEVEKKGLDIYILLDTSKSMLAEDIKPNRLFRMKKSIEKVLNSLQGDRVGFIPFASDAYIQMPLTDDYDLAKMFLEVIDTDMIAGGGTNIAAGLDLAQESFDKSAKGDKVILIFSDGEEHNQGAVRVAKEIENEKIYTIGLGTKEGALIPEYSDSGQKIGYKKDQVGNYVNSKLNINSLQEIAKVGAGKFYLSTLKGDEIDHLIDNILKLKRQEYRKDKIKKFTKIYQYFLGTGILIFLIGYFLKERSDHS; encoded by the coding sequence ATGGAATTTAGTAAGTTGGATAATATAGTTTATTTAATTATTCCTTTTTTAGCTCTGATTATCTTAATTTTAGGTTATAGAAAACGAGATAACATTATTAAATACTTTAATTTTAAAGCGATTTATAGATTTAAAATAGCTAAAACCATATTAATAGTCTTAGGTATTATCTTGATAGCCTTTTCATTACTGGACCCACAAATTTTTCGGGGATATAAAGAAGTAGAGAAAAAAGGTTTAGATATCTATATATTGCTTGATACCTCTAAAAGTATGTTGGCTGAAGATATTAAGCCTAACCGTCTATTTCGGATGAAGAAGAGTATAGAGAAGGTACTTAATTCTTTGCAGGGGGATAGGGTTGGCTTCATTCCCTTTGCTTCTGATGCTTATATTCAAATGCCATTAACCGATGACTATGATTTGGCAAAGATGTTTCTAGAGGTTATCGATACCGATATGATTGCTGGTGGTGGAACAAATATTGCAGCGGGATTAGATTTAGCTCAAGAGTCTTTTGATAAATCTGCTAAGGGAGATAAAGTTATATTGATCTTTAGCGATGGAGAAGAACATAATCAAGGAGCAGTAAGAGTAGCTAAAGAGATAGAAAATGAGAAAATTTATACAATAGGATTAGGAACTAAAGAAGGAGCATTAATTCCTGAATATAGTGATTCAGGACAGAAGATAGGGTATAAGAAGGATCAAGTAGGTAACTATGTTAATTCAAAATTAAATATAAACTCTTTGCAAGAGATTGCTAAAGTTGGAGCAGGTAAATTCTATCTCTCTACTTTAAAGGGAGATGAGATTGACCACCTTATTGATAATATTTTGAAGTTGAAGCGGCAAGAGTATAGAAAGGATAAGATAAAGAAGTTTACTAAGATATATCAGTACTTCTTAGGAACTGGGATATTAATTTTTTTAATAGGGTACTTTCTCAAGGAACGGAGTGATCATTCTTGA
- a CDS encoding vWA domain-containing protein, producing MFRFLHWYLLFLIPLFIYLFFKDNSSRAIKFSSIKLIKDSGVKATIKHKIGRYTILLGVILLIIALARPQSGKEVNNIKKEGIDIVLALDLSGSMKSVDFDPSRLEVAKKTIDKFIKGRKNDRLSLAVFSGTAYTKVPLTLDHNILREMLEKTSSEDVNKDGTAIGMGLSVGINRLKKSNAKSKIIILVTDGENNAGKVSPETAIQIASQIGIKVYTIGVGSDITKIPIGRDFFGQMRYQSYEGGLDERLLQKIAKQTGGEYFRAKDPKVLTNIFKKIDQLEKSKFDINNYLEYKELAFNFIKGGLILILLGIFLERYFYIKIP from the coding sequence ATGTTCAGGTTTCTACATTGGTACTTATTATTTTTAATCCCACTGTTTATCTATCTTTTTTTTAAAGACAATAGCAGTAGGGCGATTAAATTTTCAAGTATAAAGTTAATCAAGGATTCTGGAGTTAAAGCTACAATTAAGCATAAGATAGGGAGATATACAATACTTTTGGGAGTTATCTTACTTATAATCGCCTTAGCCCGTCCACAATCAGGAAAAGAAGTGAATAATATAAAAAAAGAAGGAATAGATATTGTCTTAGCCTTAGATCTTTCAGGAAGTATGAAGTCAGTAGATTTTGATCCAAGTAGATTAGAAGTTGCTAAAAAAACAATCGATAAGTTTATAAAGGGTAGAAAGAATGATAGGTTGTCTTTAGCAGTTTTCTCAGGAACAGCCTATACTAAAGTACCTTTGACTTTAGATCATAATATCTTAAGAGAGATGTTAGAAAAGACAAGTTCTGAAGATGTGAATAAGGATGGAACAGCTATTGGGATGGGACTTTCAGTCGGGATCAATCGTTTGAAAAAGAGTAATGCTAAGTCCAAGATAATTATCTTAGTAACTGATGGAGAGAATAATGCTGGTAAGGTCAGTCCTGAGACTGCTATACAAATTGCTAGTCAGATAGGAATTAAAGTTTATACTATAGGAGTAGGCAGTGATATTACTAAGATTCCTATAGGAAGAGACTTTTTTGGTCAGATGAGATATCAAAGTTATGAAGGTGGATTAGATGAAAGGTTATTGCAGAAGATAGCCAAGCAAACAGGAGGAGAATATTTTAGAGCTAAAGATCCTAAGGTTTTGACTAATATATTTAAGAAGATTGATCAATTAGAGAAATCAAAATTTGATATAAATAATTATTTAGAATATAAGGAATTAGCCTTTAATTTTATTAAAGGAGGACTAATATTAATTTTGCTTGGAATATTTTTGGAGAGATATTTTTATATAAAAATACCTTAA
- a CDS encoding DUF58 domain-containing protein codes for MVSTELIKKIRKIEIKSNRIVEEIFSGEYRSAFQGKGMEFDEIREYYPGDDIRNIDWNVTARQNKAYIKKFHEERELNMFLLIDMSNSNSFAKKKDLIAEIGATLAFSAVKNNDKVGSILFTDKIEKMIPSRQGKKHVLSIIEDILRFQVNNKGTDIKKALQYLNKIQKRRSIVFLISDFIDQNYERELKITNQKHDLVLIRVIDPNEEKIPKGAIFEFEDLETGENIVVDNLKQEKRLNLKVELPTRNLINIYTNEDFIKPLMLFFKRRMR; via the coding sequence ATGGTTTCTACAGAGTTAATCAAGAAGATACGGAAGATAGAGATTAAATCAAATAGAATTGTTGAAGAGATATTTTCAGGAGAATACCGTTCTGCCTTTCAAGGTAAAGGGATGGAATTTGATGAAATTAGAGAATATTATCCTGGTGATGATATTAGAAATATAGATTGGAATGTAACGGCTAGACAGAATAAGGCTTACATAAAGAAATTTCATGAAGAGAGAGAACTCAATATGTTCTTGTTAATTGACATGTCTAATTCTAATAGCTTTGCTAAAAAGAAAGACTTAATAGCAGAGATTGGTGCTACACTTGCTTTTTCAGCTGTTAAGAATAATGACAAGGTAGGTAGTATCTTATTTACCGATAAAATAGAGAAGATGATTCCCTCTAGGCAAGGAAAGAAACATGTACTTTCTATTATTGAAGATATACTGCGATTTCAAGTGAATAATAAAGGTACAGATATTAAGAAAGCCCTACAATACTTGAATAAGATTCAGAAGAGAAGAAGCATAGTATTTCTTATCTCTGATTTTATTGATCAAAATTATGAGAGGGAATTGAAGATAACTAATCAAAAGCATGATTTAGTGTTGATAAGAGTTATTGATCCTAATGAAGAGAAAATACCTAAAGGGGCTATTTTTGAATTTGAAGATTTGGAGACTGGGGAAAATATTGTAGTAGATAATTTAAAGCAAGAGAAACGCTTAAATCTAAAGGTTGAATTACCTACTAGAAATTTAATAAATATCTATACTAATGAAGATTTTATTAAACCATTAATGCTATTCTTTAAAAGGAGAATGAGGTAA
- a CDS encoding AAA family ATPase translates to MEVEELKTIVEEKKELISSVKKEISKVVVGQEYMIDRILIGVFTGGHILLEGVPGLAKSLTVNTCSKVLGTDFKRIQFTPDLLPADILGTEIYKQNTGEFITKKGPIFSNMVLADEINRAPAKVQSALLEAMQEKQITIGDKSYSLERPFLVLATQNPLEQQGTYPLPEAQQDRFMMKLKVDYPSKEEEKKIINLIASKNDLEDIEIKDLLNKETIFEIRNIVKDIYVDDNLKDYVLDIVFKTREHSEYISSGASPRASINLILAAKGRAFLEGRAYVLPDDIKAIVYDVLRHRILLSYEAEAEEISEEDIIAEILENVKLP, encoded by the coding sequence ATGGAAGTAGAAGAGTTAAAAACTATAGTTGAAGAAAAAAAGGAGCTTATATCTTCAGTTAAAAAGGAGATATCTAAAGTAGTAGTAGGGCAGGAGTATATGATTGATAGAATATTAATAGGAGTCTTTACTGGTGGACATATTTTATTAGAAGGTGTTCCTGGCCTTGCAAAATCATTAACTGTAAACACCTGTTCTAAAGTATTGGGAACAGATTTTAAAAGAATTCAATTTACTCCTGATTTATTACCAGCAGATATTTTAGGGACAGAGATTTATAAGCAAAATACAGGAGAGTTTATTACCAAAAAAGGGCCAATATTTTCTAATATGGTCTTAGCAGATGAGATCAATCGTGCTCCAGCCAAGGTGCAATCGGCTCTGTTGGAAGCTATGCAGGAAAAGCAGATTACTATTGGCGATAAGAGCTATTCTTTAGAAAGACCATTTCTAGTCTTAGCAACACAGAATCCATTAGAGCAACAAGGGACTTATCCTTTACCAGAGGCACAACAAGATAGATTTATGATGAAGCTTAAAGTTGACTATCCAAGTAAAGAAGAGGAGAAGAAGATTATCAACTTAATTGCTTCAAAAAATGATTTAGAAGATATTGAGATAAAAGATCTATTGAATAAAGAGACTATATTTGAAATTAGAAATATAGTAAAGGATATCTATGTAGATGATAATTTAAAGGATTATGTCTTAGATATTGTTTTTAAAACTAGAGAGCATTCTGAGTATATATCTTCTGGTGCCTCACCTAGAGCTTCGATTAATTTGATTTTAGCAGCCAAAGGACGTGCTTTTTTAGAAGGGCGTGCTTATGTATTACCAGATGATATTAAAGCTATAGTTTATGATGTTTTAAGGCATAGAATCTTATTAAGTTATGAGGCGGAAGCAGAGGAAATTAGTGAAGAGGATATTATTGCTGAGATTTTGGAGAATGTAAAGTTGCCATAA
- a CDS encoding PHP domain-containing protein: protein MLEKNKLSSFFNSFLQKKNKSYIDLHIHTNASDGIIDLQFLKNFLSNTPHLISITDHNEIRSNVKLYEAGFNTIPAIEVGCQDGFEFLIYFNKLEELEKFYTNSVEPFKNKNKITRTNKDHTFYLHEARKYNSFISIPHIAGLAQKNYLKNKSYIHNITTQVDAIETYNHTLSKKRNAIARKVRKTKNKYATFGSDAHIKREITSFYNYQNSKFTKALYLKKNFYNLCSIIALFGKHLHHFLDLH, encoded by the coding sequence ATGTTAGAAAAAAATAAGCTCTCATCTTTCTTTAATAGTTTTTTACAGAAAAAAAATAAATCTTATATTGACTTACATATCCACACTAATGCTTCTGATGGAATAATTGACCTTCAATTTTTGAAAAATTTTCTAAGTAATACTCCACATTTGATATCTATCACTGATCATAATGAAATAAGAAGCAATGTCAAACTTTATGAAGCAGGATTTAATACTATTCCTGCTATAGAAGTTGGATGCCAAGATGGATTTGAGTTTTTAATTTACTTTAATAAATTAGAAGAGTTAGAAAAATTCTATACCAATAGTGTAGAGCCTTTTAAGAATAAAAATAAGATTACCCGAACCAATAAAGATCATACTTTCTACTTACACGAAGCTAGAAAATACAACTCTTTCATTTCTATCCCACATATTGCAGGATTAGCACAAAAAAATTATTTGAAGAATAAAAGTTATATTCATAATATCACCACACAAGTAGATGCAATTGAAACTTATAATCACACTCTATCTAAAAAGAGAAATGCTATTGCCAGAAAAGTAAGGAAAACTAAGAATAAATATGCTACTTTTGGTAGTGATGCTCATATTAAAAGAGAAATAACCTCATTTTATAATTATCAAAATAGTAAATTCACTAAAGCCCTTTATCTGAAGAAAAACTTTTATAATCTATGCTCTATTATCGCTCTATTTGGAAAACATCTACATCACTTTTTAGATTTACATTAA